Proteins encoded within one genomic window of Methanosarcina barkeri str. Wiesmoor:
- a CDS encoding DUF3303 domain-containing protein: MLLMDIITWEPKDSLKVAEFYANYEYPKGIKVIDEWTDLTGYRAFIIYETEDEKTYANSVFPFIGLCKFETFPVMKLDKFMQLAQKLAEKTGGKWPGAEQEEGGKASEKLLQQIDNLEKRIERLEHHSFVQQEDIT, encoded by the coding sequence ATGTTACTCATGGATATAATAACCTGGGAGCCTAAAGACTCCCTGAAAGTTGCGGAATTCTATGCGAATTATGAATACCCGAAAGGCATAAAAGTAATTGATGAATGGACTGACCTTACTGGCTACCGCGCGTTTATAATTTATGAAACTGAAGACGAAAAAACATATGCGAATTCCGTGTTTCCGTTCATAGGGCTGTGCAAATTCGAAACATTTCCGGTTATGAAATTGGACAAATTTATGCAGCTTGCCCAAAAACTTGCCGAGAAAACAGGAGGAAAATGGCCAGGTGCTGAGCAGGAAGAAGGAGGAAAAGCCTCAGAAAAACTTCTTCAGCAAATAGATAACCTTGAAAAGAGAATTGAACGCCTTGAACACCATTCTTTTGTTCAGCAGGAAGATATAACGTAA
- a CDS encoding DUF2156 domain-containing protein → MLGKKDFKPVTLADRAFFERHYALYPQTHSDNTFTSMICWNHFMHYRYAYVKGNVILACTAAGVTRLHPPVGPRDPELMKEVIRLALDMGNNNKPLMLIDPETAKCMKEIDPDLILVPDLNHFEYVYRAFDLAELPGKKYLKIRSQLNKFRKNYRHTVEPITSENREEIMEFLVKWCESKRCKNNFTLAHEIEAFSYAVEHLTELPLRGLLIRVDSQVGAISLFERLNANTALIHFEKGLTDYEGIYKAINAETAAVLASEVEYINRESDLGASGLRKAKLRYHPHHMVEVYSLKRRTHFPVIT, encoded by the coding sequence ATGCTTGGTAAAAAAGATTTCAAACCGGTCACGCTTGCAGATCGAGCTTTTTTCGAGCGCCATTACGCACTCTACCCGCAAACCCATAGCGATAACACCTTCACGAGTATGATCTGCTGGAACCATTTCATGCATTATCGGTATGCATACGTGAAAGGAAACGTAATTCTAGCGTGCACCGCCGCAGGAGTGACACGGTTACACCCACCTGTAGGCCCCCGTGATCCTGAACTCATGAAGGAGGTAATACGGCTGGCGCTGGACATGGGCAACAATAATAAGCCCTTAATGCTCATCGATCCTGAGACTGCAAAATGTATGAAGGAAATCGATCCTGACCTTATACTGGTTCCGGACCTTAACCATTTTGAATATGTGTACCGTGCTTTCGACCTTGCTGAACTTCCTGGAAAGAAATACCTCAAAATCCGCAGCCAGCTTAACAAATTCCGGAAAAATTACCGGCACACTGTCGAGCCAATAACTTCAGAAAACCGAGAAGAAATAATGGAATTCCTGGTAAAGTGGTGTGAGAGCAAAAGGTGCAAGAACAATTTCACCCTTGCCCATGAAATAGAAGCATTTTCCTATGCGGTCGAACACTTAACCGAACTGCCCCTGCGAGGCCTTTTGATAAGGGTTGACTCACAGGTAGGTGCCATCTCCCTTTTTGAGCGTCTCAATGCTAATACAGCGCTAATCCATTTTGAGAAAGGGCTGACTGACTATGAAGGAATATACAAGGCGATCAATGCCGAAACCGCAGCAGTTCTTGCCAGCGAGGTGGAGTATATCAACCGGGAAAGCGACCTCGGTGCCAGTGGACTTCGAAAGGCGAAGCTTAGGTATCATCCGCACCACATGGTTGAAGTGTATTCGCTCAAACGCAGAACCCACTTTCCAGTTATCACATGA
- a CDS encoding type II toxin-antitoxin system HicA family toxin, with amino-acid sequence MDKIVPLPSKKVIKALESMGFEQIRQKGSHLFLRHPDGRTTIIPVHPTNKIGKGMINKIIKDVKITRDEWIELIKSLIVF; translated from the coding sequence ATGGATAAAATAGTGCCTCTCCCCAGCAAAAAAGTCATAAAAGCACTTGAAAGTATGGGTTTTGAGCAGATAAGACAAAAAGGTAGTCACTTGTTTTTACGGCATCCAGATGGAAGAACAACTATAATCCCTGTACATCCCACAAATAAGATCGGAAAAGGAATGATCAATAAGATAATAAAAGATGTAAAAATTACGCGGGATGAATGGATTGAACTTATTAAAAGCC
- a CDS encoding GNAT family N-acetyltransferase — MSEPEKLEESSIKPTENEIKTCLKIRAAEIEDVPLILEFVKGIAKFENLSHLVAATEETLAEAMFGKKPYAEVFFAELDGVPAGFTVFFHNFSTFVGKPGLYIEDIFVKPEFRGKGIGKAMFLHCVKLAKERNCGRMEWAVLDWNPARKFYERLGGSSADGWQIYRMDEEKFESAFEK; from the coding sequence ATGTCAGAGCCGGAAAAACTTGAAGAAAGTTCTATAAAGCCTACAGAGAATGAAATAAAAACCTGTTTAAAAATCCGCGCCGCAGAAATAGAAGATGTCCCCTTGATTCTTGAGTTCGTCAAAGGCATTGCAAAGTTTGAAAACCTTTCCCACCTGGTCGCAGCGACAGAAGAAACTCTAGCAGAGGCCATGTTTGGAAAAAAGCCCTATGCTGAGGTTTTCTTTGCCGAACTGGACGGGGTTCCTGCCGGGTTTACTGTCTTTTTCCACAATTTTTCTACTTTTGTGGGAAAGCCTGGACTCTATATCGAGGATATTTTTGTAAAACCTGAGTTCCGGGGAAAAGGAATCGGGAAAGCAATGTTTCTCCATTGTGTAAAGCTTGCAAAAGAAAGAAACTGTGGAAGAATGGAATGGGCAGTTCTTGACTGGAACCCTGCAAGGAAATTCTACGAACGTCTTGGAGGAAGCTCTGCAGATGGGTGGCAGATCTATCGCATGGACGAGGAAAAATTTGAAAGCGCGTTTGAAAAATAA
- a CDS encoding 30S ribosomal protein S3ae: MARKKVQRKLDGWKSKEWYNIEAPAYLNRAIVGNTMAGDPSLLVGRNIETTVGELTNDMTKNNTKVILRINNVVGDVATTDLMGHELTTDYIRSIVKRQTSRIDANIDVKTKDGYIIRVKPTCFTIKRARSSQIKAIREMMVNIVAKRASEADFETFMQEAILGRLSAAIYRQAKFIYPLRRVEIRKTQVEAAPAPAASAAPEPAAA, from the coding sequence TTGGCAAGAAAGAAAGTACAGAGAAAGCTTGACGGATGGAAATCCAAGGAATGGTATAATATTGAAGCTCCTGCTTACTTAAACAGAGCTATTGTCGGTAACACTATGGCAGGAGATCCTTCTCTTCTTGTAGGACGCAATATTGAAACCACTGTTGGGGAACTTACCAACGATATGACCAAGAATAACACTAAGGTCATCCTTAGGATCAACAATGTCGTAGGAGACGTCGCAACTACCGACCTCATGGGCCACGAACTTACAACCGACTATATCCGCTCAATCGTGAAGAGGCAGACCTCCAGGATTGATGCGAATATCGATGTTAAAACCAAAGACGGCTATATCATCCGTGTAAAGCCTACCTGCTTCACCATCAAAAGAGCACGTTCAAGCCAGATCAAAGCCATCAGGGAAATGATGGTCAACATCGTCGCAAAGCGTGCATCAGAAGCCGATTTCGAGACCTTTATGCAGGAAGCAATCCTTGGCAGGCTCTCAGCAGCCATTTACAGACAGGCCAAGTTTATTTACCCGCTCCGCAGGGTCGAAATCAGAAAGACCCAGGTCGAAGCAGCACCTGCACCTGCTGCATCCGCTGCACCCGAACCTGCAGCAGCATAA
- a CDS encoding MBL fold metallo-hydrolase, producing the protein MKLTVLVDNNTLIDRYFFAEPGLSFLLEESGIRVLFDTGYSDIFLKNARKMGLSLLDLDYLVLSHGHLDHTWGLEPLIRLFTEAGIEKLPSRPPVLVAHPLAFESKKTEEIGEIGSLFTPKKLSEHFKLQLSSTPLWLSEKLVFLGEIPRNFTFEAEAAVGYVQDSEGNKIPDLLPDDTALVYRAEAGLVIITGCSHSGICNITEYAKEVCGDSRVLDIVGGFHLLEPSEERMRGTLEYLKKLDPGCVHACHCTDLNSKIELSKVCRLKEVGVGLQIEYF; encoded by the coding sequence ATGAAACTCACTGTCCTTGTTGATAATAACACCCTTATTGACAGGTATTTCTTTGCCGAGCCCGGTTTGTCTTTTCTGCTGGAGGAGTCAGGCATACGAGTTCTTTTTGATACCGGGTATTCAGATATCTTCCTTAAAAATGCCCGGAAAATGGGACTTTCACTTCTGGACCTTGACTACCTGGTTCTTTCCCATGGGCACCTGGACCACACCTGGGGACTCGAACCTCTGATCCGTTTATTCACGGAAGCAGGGATAGAAAAGCTTCCCAGCAGACCTCCGGTTCTCGTTGCTCATCCCCTGGCCTTCGAAAGCAAAAAAACTGAAGAGATCGGGGAAATAGGAAGTCTGTTCACTCCCAAAAAGCTTTCAGAACACTTCAAGCTACAGCTCTCAAGTACTCCCCTCTGGCTGAGCGAGAAGCTCGTTTTCCTTGGGGAAATCCCCAGGAACTTCACTTTTGAGGCAGAGGCAGCTGTCGGATATGTGCAGGACAGTGAAGGAAACAAAATTCCCGACCTCCTTCCGGATGACACGGCACTCGTATACAGGGCAGAAGCAGGGCTCGTAATTATCACGGGCTGTTCCCACTCCGGGATCTGCAATATTACCGAATATGCAAAGGAAGTCTGTGGAGACAGCAGAGTCCTTGACATAGTAGGTGGCTTTCATCTTCTGGAACCCTCAGAAGAACGGATGCGTGGGACCCTTGAATACCTTAAAAAACTTGACCCCGGCTGCGTGCATGCCTGCCACTGTACGGACTTAAACTCAAAAATCGAACTTTCAAAGGTTTGCAGGCTTAAAGAAGTTGGAGTTGGCCTGCAGATTGAATATTTTTAA
- a CDS encoding serine--tRNA ligase, with the protein MKLQFNLKAYFKTSADPTPAKDAIAALFEEANSTLLTRGAPEGQGAKVTEWKLGEDRIELTLQSGRYVRVHDAIFRLRKQLAEALGKKYKIGIRGIEVESFIIKVPADHELRMLKVPYIKSMENIEGGIQLELEVGEAEMKNRVPDRILTLLEEKIEAAQYGAKAEHWNLLWQREPMEHPFKEDPTQAMMKEGWLKRGSSRGQWIHGPQSARIFRTFEKIVLEELLEPLGYREMIFPKLVTWEVWMKSGHAKGVYPEIYYVCPPQTRDPDYWEEVADYYKVTHEVPTKLIKEKIAEPIGGMCYAQCPPFWMYVAGETLPNEEIPVKVFDRSGTSHRYESGGIHGIERVDEFHRIEIVWIGTKEEVLKCAEELHDRYMHIFNDILDIEWRKARVTPWFMAQEGLLGLAEENTVGTTDYEACLPYRGPDGEWLEFQNVSINGDKYPKGFNVKLQSGDELWSGCSGVGLERWAAVFLAQKGLDPANWPEEFRNRVGEMPKGIRFL; encoded by the coding sequence TTGAAATTACAGTTCAATCTCAAAGCTTACTTTAAAACAAGTGCAGACCCCACTCCTGCAAAGGATGCTATAGCTGCGCTTTTTGAAGAAGCAAACAGTACCCTTCTCACCCGAGGGGCGCCTGAAGGGCAGGGAGCAAAGGTTACGGAATGGAAGCTCGGGGAGGACAGGATCGAGCTTACGCTCCAGTCCGGCAGGTATGTCAGGGTGCACGATGCAATTTTCCGGCTTAGAAAACAGCTTGCTGAGGCACTCGGCAAGAAATACAAGATCGGTATTCGCGGAATCGAGGTTGAGTCTTTCATCATTAAAGTGCCGGCTGACCACGAGCTCAGGATGCTCAAAGTGCCTTATATAAAAAGTATGGAAAACATTGAAGGCGGGATTCAGCTCGAACTTGAGGTCGGAGAAGCTGAGATGAAGAACCGGGTTCCGGACAGGATTCTCACTCTTCTTGAAGAAAAGATCGAGGCTGCCCAGTATGGAGCAAAGGCTGAGCACTGGAACCTGCTCTGGCAGAGAGAGCCAATGGAGCACCCCTTTAAGGAAGACCCGACCCAGGCCATGATGAAAGAAGGCTGGCTCAAACGTGGGTCAAGCCGCGGGCAGTGGATCCACGGGCCCCAGTCCGCAAGGATCTTCCGGACTTTCGAAAAAATCGTCCTTGAAGAACTTCTAGAACCTCTCGGATACAGGGAAATGATTTTCCCGAAACTTGTCACCTGGGAAGTCTGGATGAAGTCCGGGCATGCAAAGGGTGTCTACCCCGAAATATATTATGTATGTCCTCCGCAGACAAGGGATCCCGATTACTGGGAAGAGGTTGCCGATTACTACAAGGTTACCCATGAAGTGCCCACAAAACTGATCAAAGAAAAAATCGCAGAGCCAATCGGAGGCATGTGCTATGCCCAGTGCCCGCCTTTTTGGATGTATGTTGCAGGGGAAACCCTTCCAAATGAAGAAATTCCTGTAAAGGTTTTTGACAGGTCCGGAACTTCCCACAGGTATGAGAGTGGTGGAATTCACGGAATCGAAAGGGTCGACGAGTTCCACAGGATCGAAATCGTCTGGATAGGCACAAAGGAAGAGGTATTAAAGTGCGCAGAAGAACTGCATGATCGCTATATGCATATCTTCAACGACATCCTGGACATCGAGTGGAGAAAAGCAAGAGTTACCCCCTGGTTTATGGCACAGGAAGGGCTGCTCGGGCTTGCCGAAGAAAACACTGTCGGGACAACCGATTACGAGGCCTGCCTGCCTTACCGTGGGCCGGATGGAGAATGGCTTGAGTTCCAGAATGTGAGCATCAATGGAGATAAGTATCCCAAAGGCTTCAATGTAAAGCTTCAGTCCGGAGACGAACTCTGGTCCGGCTGTTCCGGAGTCGGGCTTGAAAGATGGGCTGCGGTCTTCCTTGCGCAGAAAGGGCTTGACCCTGCAAATTGGCCTGAGGAGTTCAGAAACAGAGTAGGTGAAATGCCAAAAGGCATCCGTTTCCTTTAA
- a CDS encoding HNH endonuclease signature motif containing protein: MEGVLNNAKHATDGKPHDVKPGDIILIAQTKSTLPSGQKPIRWIMNFVSCEEDINNLSDKIWGKHWRYIINGENIRPVEPFDINEVKVTSKNYDAVQTFAVIEPEDEDRILNWISEAVSTYVSSKTAISEEFREGKTLDYDELIQKLDIKYRNTPEFKETITGLIQRPSLLSNAIKEKYGYKCMICGYPGFLKKNGEKYAEVHHMIELNQKAPETLQSWNLLVVCPLCHRKLHYADVKSEFLDPGWKIIIDGQEHIIR; the protein is encoded by the coding sequence ATGGAAGGCGTTCTCAATAACGCAAAACATGCTACAGATGGAAAACCACATGACGTAAAGCCGGGCGATATAATATTGATTGCTCAAACTAAAAGTACGCTTCCATCTGGACAAAAACCAATTAGATGGATAATGAATTTTGTATCCTGCGAGGAAGACATAAACAATTTAAGCGATAAAATATGGGGAAAGCACTGGCGGTATATAATTAACGGGGAAAACATAAGGCCCGTTGAGCCTTTTGATATAAATGAAGTAAAAGTTACTTCTAAAAACTATGATGCAGTTCAAACTTTTGCTGTAATAGAGCCTGAAGATGAAGATAGGATATTGAATTGGATATCTGAGGCTGTAAGTACTTATGTATCTAGTAAAACTGCTATATCTGAAGAATTTAGGGAAGGAAAAACTCTGGATTACGATGAACTAATACAAAAATTAGATATTAAATACAGAAATACTCCAGAATTTAAAGAAACTATTACTGGATTGATTCAAAGACCTTCCTTATTGTCTAATGCGATTAAAGAAAAATATGGCTACAAATGTATGATATGTGGATATCCGGGATTTTTGAAGAAGAACGGTGAGAAATATGCAGAAGTTCACCATATGATTGAATTAAATCAAAAAGCACCGGAAACACTTCAAAGCTGGAATTTATTAGTTGTTTGTCCATTGTGTCACAGAAAGTTACACTATGCTGATGTGAAATCGGAATTTTTAGATCCCGGATGGAAAATAATAATTGATGGTCAAGAACACATTATTAGGTGA
- a CDS encoding type II toxin-antitoxin system HicB family antitoxin encodes MREFTVVIEQDEDGVYVASVPELPGCHTQAENLDELNRRIKEAIELYLEVEAEKGEKEHLDFVGIQKVKVEV; translated from the coding sequence ATGAGAGAATTTACTGTAGTTATTGAACAGGACGAAGATGGAGTCTATGTAGCTTCTGTGCCTGAACTTCCAGGATGTCATACACAGGCAGAGAATCTTGACGAATTAAACAGAAGAATAAAAGAAGCAATTGAGCTGTACCTTGAGGTTGAAGCCGAAAAGGGAGAAAAGGAACATCTTGATTTTGTCGGGATACAGAAGGTCAAAGTTGAGGTTTGA
- a CDS encoding pyruvoyl-dependent arginine decarboxylase, whose protein sequence is MIDPTKIQGTVYPFVSLGHGENRLDAFDDAEVEVGIEAINVVRCTSFVPVGPDGRWRVNNTEEVPKIKNGESLPMAFQNVYSKKKYVSAIIAIDLKKMRNTYPSNEVWILK, encoded by the coding sequence ATGATAGACCCTACAAAAATTCAAGGAACTGTATATCCTTTTGTGTCATTGGGTCATGGAGAAAATAGATTGGATGCCTTTGATGATGCAGAAGTGGAAGTCGGAATAGAAGCAATAAATGTAGTTAGATGTACCTCTTTTGTACCTGTAGGGCCAGATGGAAGGTGGAGAGTTAATAATACTGAAGAAGTTCCTAAAATAAAGAATGGAGAATCACTTCCAATGGCTTTTCAAAATGTGTATTCAAAGAAAAAGTATGTAAGTGCAATAATAGCTATTGACTTGAAGAAAATGAGAAATACGTACCCCAGTAATGAAGTCTGGATTTTGAAGTAA
- the thiC gene encoding phosphomethylpyrimidine synthase ThiC, with amino-acid sequence MTLMEDAKKGIVTPSIETVAKTEGIDPETVCSCVAKGLIAIPVNNRRETLPIGIGKYMSTKINANVGTSRDYVDIDAEIKKAKAAEAFGAHAVMDLSTGGNLDEIRTRILKSVNIPVGTVPIYQAAASRKVVVEMTSDDMFNAVRKHAEQGVDFVTVHAGVNLNSLERLRQSDRIMNVVSRGGSFTLAWMLHNGEDNPFYAEFDYLLEIAKEYDMTLSLGDGMRPGCIADASDRPKFMEFITLGELVKRARAANVQTFVEGPGHVPLNEIELSVRGMKELCNGAPLYLLGPLVTDIAPGFDHITGAIGGAVAGMHGTDFLCMVTPSEHLALPTLEDIKEGLLVTKVAAHTIDLIKEGPRERAWEKDLAMAYARRDLDWEKQFELAIDGNRARKIRDARKTESDTCSMCGELCALKIVKEAFEKKNSEE; translated from the coding sequence ATGACACTGATGGAAGATGCAAAGAAGGGAATCGTCACCCCTTCTATAGAAACTGTGGCAAAAACTGAAGGAATAGACCCTGAGACTGTCTGCTCCTGCGTGGCAAAAGGGCTAATTGCTATCCCTGTAAATAACAGGCGAGAGACCCTTCCTATAGGTATTGGCAAGTATATGAGCACAAAGATCAATGCCAATGTCGGAACATCGAGGGACTATGTAGACATTGATGCCGAAATCAAAAAAGCAAAGGCAGCAGAAGCTTTCGGCGCTCATGCTGTAATGGACCTTTCTACAGGTGGAAATCTGGACGAAATTCGCACCCGAATCCTGAAATCCGTTAATATTCCAGTCGGAACGGTCCCAATCTACCAGGCTGCAGCTTCCAGGAAAGTTGTTGTGGAAATGACTTCGGATGATATGTTCAACGCCGTCCGGAAACATGCCGAACAGGGAGTTGACTTTGTGACTGTGCACGCCGGGGTTAACTTAAACTCACTTGAACGGCTGCGTCAGAGCGACAGGATAATGAATGTCGTGAGTCGTGGAGGCTCTTTTACCCTTGCATGGATGCTGCATAATGGAGAAGACAATCCCTTCTATGCTGAATTTGATTATCTACTTGAAATCGCAAAAGAATATGATATGACCCTGAGCCTTGGGGACGGCATGCGTCCCGGCTGTATTGCCGATGCCTCCGACCGCCCGAAGTTTATGGAATTTATCACACTCGGTGAGCTCGTAAAGCGGGCAAGGGCTGCCAATGTCCAGACCTTTGTGGAAGGTCCAGGTCATGTGCCTTTGAACGAAATCGAACTCAGCGTTAGAGGCATGAAAGAGCTCTGTAATGGCGCTCCTCTCTATCTCCTGGGGCCGCTTGTAACCGATATCGCACCGGGCTTCGATCACATTACAGGTGCGATAGGAGGAGCAGTTGCGGGGATGCATGGCACGGATTTTCTCTGCATGGTAACTCCTTCGGAACACCTCGCCCTTCCAACCCTTGAAGATATAAAAGAAGGTCTGCTCGTAACAAAGGTTGCAGCTCACACTATTGACCTTATAAAAGAAGGTCCGAGAGAACGCGCCTGGGAAAAGGATCTTGCCATGGCCTATGCCCGCAGGGACCTTGACTGGGAAAAACAGTTCGAACTGGCAATCGATGGCAACAGGGCCCGCAAAATTCGAGATGCCCGAAAAACTGAAAGCGATACCTGCTCTATGTGTGGGGAGCTCTGCGCTTTGAAAATCGTAAAGGAAGCTTTTGAGAAAAAGAATTCGGAAGAATAA
- a CDS encoding DNA topoisomerase, whose amino-acid sequence MTIVAFAEKNKAASQIASILGEGEVERITVEGLPVYEFKWKGEEWLVMGLSGHIMNYDFPEQYNKWKEVNPGVLLEIDPQKLVTRTDYAAAVKNLAKRANKIVLACDYDREGENIGFEAKTLAEKVTNVPIERARFSSLSPKEVKKAFESLINPDYNMAMAAEARQILDLKMGAAFTRFVTLSVRERARTKDILSIGPCQTPTCGFVYEREKAIRAFQAKDFWKITAIFSAESGKEGGKEGRKEGRKEGKKERGDFEGTHRAGNIHDKEKAAEIFKRLKGTKEGLVAKKTVKETKTSPPNPLNTTEFLKRASKFLGISPELALEVAEQLYLAGFTSYPRTETNKYAEDFDFKSLVFDFARQKEYKPFAESILIAPIVPKNGEKDAHDHPPIHPIRAASRGEVSSAVNIPQAPEVYNLIARHFLANLMPAAVFEKTHLHLLVNEEPFDSSGTVLKDSGWLEAYPFENKKDKLLPFVEEGQKVGVKKLSNTKSKTSPPKKLTEAELLTLMDKNGIGTKATAPTHIETNKKRGYLETKGKTISILDTGFTLMDGLSLTVPILVKPEIRAKIEALIQEVEDGKKEFEAALYEGTTLIKEMYAQLEANKKELTSSIAGTIKDEAALEDKKNYIGTCKACGHVLRIVQTDSGRFVGCTGYPDCRNSYPLPKAGALTVLRSKECKKGGVAVLKVGNKYNWAVGIGPCFTCDLEKECYPPETVGPCPECDGSMFLINFKDTRFLGCTKRCGYTHSVPKTGKLTILDKTCETCGWKLFRLKDGDRPEEEFCINRRCTEGRKYWKKPGKGAETRIKEKASVSRPAASSVAKQAASSATSSAASPEVTQAKRKTSKVSAAGLKKSK is encoded by the coding sequence ATGACAATTGTCGCATTTGCAGAAAAGAATAAGGCAGCATCCCAGATTGCCAGCATCCTGGGCGAGGGGGAAGTTGAGAGGATAACAGTTGAAGGGCTGCCTGTATACGAATTCAAGTGGAAAGGTGAAGAGTGGCTGGTAATGGGACTTTCCGGGCATATTATGAATTATGACTTCCCAGAGCAGTATAACAAATGGAAAGAAGTCAATCCGGGTGTACTTCTTGAAATCGACCCGCAAAAACTTGTAACGCGAACTGATTACGCTGCTGCGGTAAAAAATCTGGCAAAAAGAGCAAACAAGATAGTCCTTGCCTGCGACTATGACAGGGAAGGAGAAAACATAGGATTTGAAGCCAAGACACTTGCAGAGAAAGTAACAAATGTGCCGATTGAAAGGGCACGTTTTTCGTCTCTCTCTCCAAAGGAGGTTAAAAAAGCTTTTGAAAGCCTGATAAACCCGGACTATAACATGGCAATGGCTGCAGAAGCCAGACAGATTCTGGACCTTAAAATGGGAGCAGCTTTTACCCGCTTTGTCACGCTTTCAGTCAGGGAGAGGGCAAGAACAAAGGACATACTTTCTATCGGTCCCTGCCAGACACCTACCTGCGGGTTTGTATACGAAAGGGAAAAGGCAATCCGGGCTTTTCAGGCAAAGGACTTCTGGAAGATAACGGCTATTTTCTCGGCAGAAAGTGGAAAAGAAGGAGGAAAAGAAGGAAGAAAAGAAGGAAGAAAAGAAGGAAAAAAAGAAAGAGGAGATTTTGAAGGTACTCACAGGGCAGGAAATATTCACGATAAAGAAAAAGCCGCTGAGATCTTCAAACGACTGAAAGGAACAAAGGAAGGGTTAGTTGCGAAAAAAACAGTAAAAGAAACGAAAACCAGTCCTCCTAATCCCTTAAATACTACGGAATTCCTCAAAAGGGCCTCCAAGTTTCTCGGAATAAGCCCGGAACTTGCCCTTGAGGTTGCAGAACAGCTTTACCTTGCAGGGTTTACCAGCTACCCCAGGACCGAGACAAACAAATACGCTGAAGACTTTGATTTCAAGTCCCTCGTCTTTGACTTTGCACGCCAGAAAGAGTACAAGCCTTTTGCAGAGTCTATCCTTATAGCTCCAATTGTCCCGAAAAACGGGGAGAAAGATGCACACGACCACCCCCCTATCCACCCAATCAGAGCGGCTTCAAGAGGAGAAGTTAGCTCTGCAGTAAATATCCCTCAGGCACCTGAAGTCTATAACCTTATAGCAAGGCATTTCCTGGCAAACCTTATGCCTGCAGCCGTCTTCGAGAAAACGCATCTCCATCTGCTCGTAAATGAAGAGCCTTTTGACTCGTCCGGAACCGTGCTTAAGGATTCGGGCTGGCTCGAAGCCTATCCCTTTGAAAATAAGAAGGATAAACTTCTCCCGTTTGTGGAAGAAGGCCAGAAAGTGGGCGTAAAAAAGCTCAGCAACACAAAATCCAAAACCAGCCCGCCAAAGAAACTGACCGAAGCCGAACTTTTGACCCTTATGGACAAAAATGGAATCGGGACAAAGGCAACGGCTCCCACCCATATCGAAACAAATAAGAAGCGAGGATATCTTGAGACAAAGGGAAAAACAATCTCTATTCTCGATACAGGCTTTACCCTTATGGATGGGCTCTCTCTGACCGTTCCGATTCTAGTAAAACCTGAAATAAGGGCAAAGATTGAAGCCCTTATTCAGGAAGTAGAAGATGGAAAAAAAGAGTTCGAAGCTGCTCTTTACGAAGGCACAACCCTAATCAAGGAGATGTACGCCCAGCTTGAAGCAAATAAAAAGGAGCTGACTTCAAGCATAGCAGGCACGATTAAGGATGAAGCTGCCCTCGAAGACAAGAAAAACTACATTGGAACCTGTAAAGCTTGTGGGCATGTGTTAAGAATTGTACAGACTGATTCAGGCCGCTTTGTAGGCTGCACAGGCTATCCTGACTGCAGAAACTCGTATCCTCTGCCAAAAGCCGGAGCTTTGACCGTACTCAGGAGCAAGGAATGTAAAAAAGGAGGAGTAGCTGTCCTGAAAGTCGGAAACAAATATAACTGGGCTGTAGGCATAGGCCCCTGTTTTACCTGCGACCTTGAAAAAGAATGTTATCCCCCAGAAACGGTCGGCCCCTGTCCGGAATGTGACGGAAGCATGTTCCTGATAAACTTTAAAGACACCCGATTTCTGGGCTGCACGAAACGCTGCGGATACACTCATTCAGTCCCGAAAACCGGAAAACTGACTATTCTTGACAAGACCTGTGAAACCTGCGGCTGGAAGCTGTTCAGGTTAAAAGACGGCGACCGCCCTGAAGAAGAGTTCTGTATAAACCGGCGCTGCACGGAAGGCAGAAAGTACTGGAAAAAGCCAGGCAAAGGAGCCGAAACAAGGATCAAGGAAAAGGCTTCTGTAAGCCGCCCTGCAGCAAGTTCAGTAGCAAAACAGGCAGCAAGTTCAGCAACAAGTTCAGCAGCAAGCCCAGAAGTAACCCAAGCAAAAAGAAAAACTTCAAAAGTATCGGCTGCGGGCCTGAAAAAGAGTAAGTAA